Proteins from a single region of Hordeum vulgare subsp. vulgare chromosome 6H, MorexV3_pseudomolecules_assembly, whole genome shotgun sequence:
- the LOC123403024 gene encoding premnaspirodiene oxygenase-like, whose product MAAVLPLYLLVVLLLAIPFLFFKSRRLAPRRGAGGRAERLPPGPWALPVIGHLHHLAGALPHRALRDLARRHGPLMMLRLGELDAVVASSPDAAREIMKTHDASFASRPLTSMQQMAYGDAEGVIFAPYGDAWRQLRKICTVEILSSRRVQSFCPAREEELGRLLRSVAAASASSSSVNLTELISAFVADSTVRAIVGSRFKQRDTYLSMLQEGLKLVPGMTLPDIFPSSRLVRLLSSVPGRIQRHSQGMKKFMDTIIQEHQESRGPDCAGDKEEDLLDVLLRLQKEADSQYPLTTENIKTVMLDMFGAGSETSATTLQWAMAELIRNPTVMRKAQDEVRQQLAGHGKVTEADLTDLQYLGFVIKETLRMHPPAPLLLPRRCGSPCQVLGLDVPEGIMVIVNAWAIGRDPAHWDAPEEFAPERFEQNGRDFKGADFEFVPFGGGRRICPGMAFGLAHVELALAALLFHFDWELPGGVAAEDLDMTEEFGVTARLRTDLVVVAVPRVAVAVATE is encoded by the exons ATGGCCGCCGTGCTCCCGCTCTACCTGCTTGTCGTGCTTCTCCTCGCTATCCCGTTCCTGTTCTTCAAGTCCAGGCGCTTGGCGCCTCGTCGTGGTGCCGGCGGCAGGGCCGAGCGGCTCCCGCCTGGGCCGTGGGCGCTGCCGGTCATCGGCCACCTGCACCACCTCGCAGGTGCCCTCCCGCACCGCGCTCTGCGCGACCTCGCGCGTCGCCACGGCCCGCTGATGATGCTCCGCCTCGGCGAGCTGGACGCCGTGGTCGCGTCGTCTCCTGACGCCGCGCGCGAAATCATGAAGACCCACGACGCCTCCTTCGCGTCCAGGCCTCTGACCTCCATGCAGCAGATGGCGTACGGCGATGCCGAGGGCGTCATCTTCGCGCCCTACGGCGACGCGTGGAGGCAGCTTCGCAAGATATGCACCGTCGAGATCCTCAGCTCCCGCCGCGTCCAGTCCTTCTGCCCCGCCCgcgaggaggagctcggccgACTCCTCCGCTCCGTGGCGGCGGCCTCGGCCTCGTCTTCGTCGGTCAACCTGACCGAGCTAATATCAGCGTTCGTCGCGGACTCCACGGTGCGCGCCATCGTCGGCAGCCGGTTCAAGCAGCGGGACACATACCTGAGCATGCTGCAAGAGGGGCTCAAGCTTGTGCCCGGGATGACCCTTCCCGACATTTTCCCCTCCTCGCGCCTGGTGCGGCTCCTTAGCAGCGTCCCCGGCAGGATACAGCGCCATAGCCAAGGCATGAAGAAGTTCATGGACACCATCATACAGGAGCACCAGGAGAGCAGAGGCCCCGACTGTGCCGGCGACAAAGAAGAAGACTTGCTCGACGTGCTCCTGAGACTCCAAAAGGAAGCGGACTCGCAGTATCCACTCACCACTGAAAACATCAAGACCGTCATGCTG GACATGTTTGGCGCTGGCAGCGAGACTTCGGCCACGACGCTGCAGTGGGCGATGGCGGAGCTGATACGGAACCCGACGGTTATGCGGAAGGCGCAAGACGAGGTCCGGCAGCAGCTCGCGGGGCACGGCAAGGTGACGGAGGCCGACCTGACAGATCTGCAGTACCTGGGGTTTGTCATCAAGGAGACGCTGAGGATGCACCCGCCGGCGCCACTGCTGCTGCCGCGCAGGTGCGGGAGCCCATGTCAGGTTCTGGGCCTGGACGTGCCGGAGGGGATCATGGTGATCGTGAACGCGTGGGCGATCGGCAGGGACCCGGCGCACTGGGACGCGCCCGAGGAATTCGCGCCGGAGCGGTTCGAGCAGAACGGGAGGGACTTCAAGGGGGCGGACTTCGAGTTCGTGCCGTTCGGCGGCGGGAGGAGGATATGCCCCGGCATGGCGTTCGGGCTGGCACACGTGGAGCTCGCGCTCGCGGCGCTGCTGTTCCACTTCGACTGGGAGCTGCCAGGCGGGGTGGCGGCCGAGGATCTGGACATGACGGAGGAGTTTGGTGTCACGGCACGGCTCCGGACTGACCTTGTCGTGGTCGCCGTCCCTCGCGTGGCCGTGGCCGTGGCCACGGAGTAA